In Mycteria americana isolate JAX WOST 10 ecotype Jacksonville Zoo and Gardens chromosome Z unlocalized genomic scaffold, USCA_MyAme_1.0 Scaffold_30, whole genome shotgun sequence, the genomic stretch CCCTAGAAACACTGTGCATTGGATAAAGAATGTAGGATCAGAAGACTGTGTGTTCTTGCTGTTTTTTACAACACATGAAGAACTTCAGACCTTGGATGTAGATGACGCATTTTTCTCTACCCCAGAGGATATAGCAGCTAGAGCATTAAAGGTCTGTATGATAGGATAGCCAGCCTCTATCTAGTCTTCTGCACATTAACATGGCAGTCCAGGCTCTCTCTATATTTCTCGGAGAGGATCCTCCCTACCTCAGCTGTTCTCTTTAGTCCCATCGGCGTGGAAGGATGTACACGTCCTCTGTGTAACACTGCGCCACCCTCTGTGTTCCTTCATACACAAGGAGAAATAAATGATGATGGTCTCTCCAAGAAACTTTTCCTCCTCCACTCCTCACACTTACGGAGTTTATGGAGTTTATACAGTTTATGGAGGATCCTTCATATTTCCAAGGGTGGAGGGAAAATAACATAGTGAAGCCCAAAGCTAATTTCCCAATAGACCCTTGATGAATTCTGTGGTATGAGAAGATCTCATAGGCAACTATAGATAAGTCCGTCTCCTTGTTAAAGTGGATCTTATTTGAACTGACTAGTTGGCGATGTCCCATGAGCAAGAATACAGCCACAGAGTTTCTGCTGAGTCTGAGGAATTTGCATGTTCATACCACAGAATTGTTGATAGACCTTCCCACCCTGAAACAGTTTGATGGGAGACAGATTGAATTTCCCTTCTGCTCCAAATCTCTGTGGTAACTGAGAAGGAAGGGCAGAGCAAAGGAGCAAAATAGAGTATTGACAGGGCTAGGCAGTTAAAGAGATGAGGTATGTCCACGAGGCAGAATTTGTCTACCCCAGGTACTAAGGTGGGATATTCAGTGAAGCAAATTTTTAATTCCGTAGTTTGCTGTGTGTATCTGTCAACTTAATATGCATTGTGTGTCCCGCAGCCACAAGGTGGAGTTAACTTCATCAGAACATTCAAGAAACAAGTAGAAGATCAAGCAATTAACCTCCCACCAAACTTAAATGAGCTTGTACAAAATGCCACCTACGTGCAGTCTCCGGACAACCTTGTGTGGCGGTACTTCTACAATCTCAAAGGTATACATCTAAGAACTTTGTATGTAAGAGCTCTCCGTGTTTCtagagggggagaggaggggatctGTAATCGATTCACTGAAACAGGAGTTAAAAAGTATATAGAGAAATCATAAGAATTTAAggagataaaatgaaaaatatgttgatACTACATCTAATTACTGCCCTTTAAAGATGTATAACCTGATTCTTAGCTCAAAGTAGTTTACCCTTTCGGTTTTCATGTTTCTGTCTGCAACGGTAGATATGAGAGCAGAATGCCAGTAAGCAGCAGGGCATGAACTAAATACTTCCCAGCTCAAGGTTCTCTGGTGATGTATGTAACCAGGACTGCTGTGTTTCCTGCTACAGTTAAATCAAGCAAGAACCTAAACCTAAACTTTTCATTCAGAAACTAAAATCTAATAGGCCAGGAAGCCCTGCAGCAGATTAGCTGGAGAGTGACTGGTGCTGAGCTGCTTAGAAGATCTTGCGTTTGCATATGAAACATCAATGAATAAACACCTTAACATATACCTAATTAtgtcctcccttttcttttacaaatacaACTTCATAAAGAGTATTGAACCATATTCACTGGTTTATCAACAATTGTATTAAACAACCCTCTGTACAGCCTGGATCTAGTGATTATCAGTGAGCACCTAATAAACATAGACGGCAAAACTTCATTCCAAGTAGTATAGTCCATTCAAGAAGCTATAAAAAGCAAATATAGGTCCAGAACTCCTCACACAGCCGATGGAGGTCAGGAGAAATAAATGTGTGACAAAAATCTTTGTTCTTGGAGCAAAATATTCTTCTGCGTTGGCAGTAGTTTACAAAATATTGTGAAACATGATCAGTGCCATAAAGGTTCACGTGAATTAAGATACTGAACGTTAGCATGTTCTTTAAGTGTATTGTTATTGATAGCAATTTGGGACGGAAAAAATCTAGTCGGAGTTTTTCGTTATGGTTGTCTgactacagaaaaatacagtaaaggaGATTGCATAGTGTCTAGTGCGTGAAGGATAGATAAGCTAAAGGGGCTTTCTTTTTGGTTCCAGAAACTCGTAAGATTCGAGGCCTCAAGTTTAGTACATAGTAATGACTTGAAGCTGGCCAATACATTAACAAGGAATGTTATCCAAACCTTGTTGGAAATGCTCATTTAGCTGTCTCTGTTTTAGGGTCAGCAGAATATCATTTTCCAGGAGGAATCTTCCAGTGGGCTCGCTACCGCATAAATGGCGCTGGactaaatgaaacagaaaaaattttTAGTGAGTCGCTGAACAAGGTATGTGCTTTCAATTGGATACTGTAGCTATTTAAACATAAGGTGTAGTATGCAATTTGTGTGGGTTCATCACTGCTTTGTCACGTATAACAGGGATATAACAAACTTGGATggttttctgaacatttttgttctgcttttcagcACGAGAATACCCTTACCTTAGCAACTCTCAGGATATTCAGCAATGAACTGGGGCAGCCTCATTTCCACTTCAATGCTAATGAGATGGGTTATGTCATTAGCGGCTGCGGACAGGTAATTTGTTACATCGGTGAGGGATAAGTCAGTGGAGTTTGGGCTGTATAACAATTACAGACCTAATAACTGATTCCCAGCCCCAATTAATGATACTACAATTAGTAGTATCACAAAACTTTCAGTGTCCACACTTTCCTTCTCCACACAAAACTTTGATCTCGGTTACATTTGTGGAAGCTTGTCTAGTCAAACTGGAGTTATACAAAGAGCAGAATTTGTCCGTCTTGTTAAGTTGTTCCGCAAAATCACACGTGTTTATGATGGGAATCCCCACTCTCCTGAATGCTGGGAGTAGAAACTAAAAAAGCAATACTTTTGATTTAGCGCCTATGAGGAGCAGATAAATAGAGAAAATGTAGTGAGTATTAAGATTTAGAGTATAGGGTTTGATGACGTTCTTTCACTCAGTGCAAATTTGAAGTGCCAAGGTTATTGAGATGGAACGATGAGACTCCATAATGTGAGGACTTACCATGTTCTTACTCGGGAATTTGCCTAGGACCCCTCTACCGTTTTGGAGTCTCGGTGAAAGCACTGATGCTACGCTAGCTGATTGCAGTGCAGCGCTGGGGCCATCGCTGTGTATTTATCCAATAAATCGTTGAATATTGCTGCTTTACTTGCAATAGGCTGGAGTTATTCTCTCATCCGGAGTCACCACCAGCTTCAACATTGGCATTGGAGATGTCATCTTTTTCCCTGTTGGAACCCAACATTATCTCAAGAGCATATGTGATGAGGATTTGTTTTTGATTCTAGCCTACAGTACAGGGAACCAGGTGAGAATTCATGTGGGCAAGGGGAGTAAAAAAATGTTCAGCTGTACACGATCTTACGCTTTTCTCATGCGCGTAAGCTTTACGCTTTGGTGCTCATCTTTAGAAAGCAATTCTAAGAATATGTCAAGTACATTGACAGTGCAAATTCCCTTCTGGTGTGAACGGTTAGCACGCAACGCCTATCAAAACTCTGTACACGGAAACAGGAGGTGGGGAAGACAAAAGGTCTGTGGTAGGGTGTGACATGcgcccgtgtgtgtgtgtggatatatgtatgtgtgtgtaagaGAGATGGAATTCAGATCGTGTTTGTGCATGAGGTACTGCTGGTGTTTAAGAGACGGAGCTTATCCTTGAGCAGGCTGGACAGGCTGAGGGTCTTTACAAGCTGAGCACCCACAAAAGGGAGAGATCTTCGTAAGCCTTGATCCTAGGAGCCAGAGCAAGGGTGTATTTATCTAAGGTTACACGTATCCAGTGATCTTGATAGCCCAGTGTAAGCCTTGTCATGCGTTACATACTTTtatattcattcattttcatcttgGATTTGAGGTGTGCTTTAATATCccttatttttaatatcataaaaATGATCAGGTA encodes the following:
- the DYNAP gene encoding dynactin-associated protein isoform X2, which codes for MDNQAFEMHGESIQSSSKGKEWPKKEERKGSWSLMKVFLVCLLACVITTAIGVLVLSLVYVKNTAFMKDTGIKDNGASSPKPDEKSVDMKFQFLNHLGKSKGTAWIGVIHADDNVITTYNVTAGQVIFFPRNTVHWIKNVGSEDCVFLLFFTTHEELQTLDVDDAFFSTPEDIAARALKPQGGVNFIRTFKKQVEDQAINLPPNLNELVQNATYVQSPDNLVWRYFYNLKGSAEYHFPGGIFQWARYRINGAGLNETEKIFSESLNKHENTLTLATLRIFSNELGQPHFHFNANEMGYVISGCGQAGVILSSGVTTSFNIGIGDVIFFPVGTQHYLKSICDEDLFLILAYSTGNQLETLRMNDYFRGTADHILAQLFSKEQAEFNKFPRAAKK